AACTTAGTGCTCTCCCCTTCTCATAGGACCTCCTGGTTTCCTGCTATCTTAGGTACTCAATGCAGGTTTCTCTGCTCCAACTCCAATTCAAGCTCAGTCGTGGCCAATTGCGATGCAAGGTAGGGACATAGTTGCCATTGCTAAAACTGGCTCGGGAAAAACTTTGGGTTACTTACTTCCTGGATTCATGCATCTTCAACGCGTCCGGAATGATTCGCGAATGGGCCCAACAATCCTGGTACTGTCTCCAACCAGGGAGCTTGCCACACAAATCCAAGACGAAGCTGTTAAATTTGGGAGGTCGTCAAGAATTTCGTGCACAGTAAGTAGATATCTCTGGTTTTTGTAAAGTGTCAACATGCTACTACTTGTCTAGTATCCTTCTAATGTATCCATTTTCTTTGTTATCTTTGTTTCAGTGCTTGTATGGTGGTGCACCGAAGGGTCCCCAGCTAAGGGATTTGGAAAGAGGAGCTGATATAGTGGTTGCAACTCCGGGACGGTTGAATGACATCCTTGAGATGAGGAGAATTAGTCTGCGTCAAGTATCTTATCTTGTGCTGGATGAGGCAGATAGAATGTTGGACATGGGTTTCGAACCGCAAATAAGGAAGATTGTGAAAGAGATTCCTACTAAGCgccaaactcttatgtacacaGCTACATGGCCAAAGGGAGTCAGGAAGATTGCAGCGGACTTGCTTGTTAACCCTGCTCAGGTCAACATTGGTAACGTCGACGAGCTTGTGGCTAACAAGTCGATCACACAGGTAATGGCTCTGACTTGATTCCATTGCCACCATGGTCTTGTTTCTGCTAACCATTTCagcaaaacaaatcaatctgATTGTTCTGCTTTTTTATTCTGGACACAGCACATTGAAGTGGTAGCACCAATGGAGAAACAGAGGAGGTTAGAGCAGATATTGAGGTCTCAGGAACCAGGCTCGAAGGTGATAATATTCTGCTCAACCAAAAGGATGTGCGACCAGCTAACTCGCAATCTGACCCGCCAATTTGGAGCTGCTGCCATACATGGAGACAAGTCACAGCCTGAGAGAGACAATGTTCTGAATCAGTTCCGTAGTGGCAGGACTCCGGTTCTTGTTGCAACTGATGTTGCTGCTCGTGGGCTGGACGTTAAGGACATCAGGTATATTATAGAACTATATTCAAAGTCGAATCCTTATAATGACATTAAATACATCAAGTTAAAGCACAATATTTTGTTGGATCTCACAGGGCGGTTATAAACTATGATTTCCCCAATGGAGTGGAAGACTATGTGCATAGAATCGGAAGAACAGGAAGAGCTGGAGCGACTGGTCAGGCATTCACATTCTTTGGCGATCAAGACTCGAAACATGCTTCGGATCTAATCAAGATCTTGGAAGGAGCAAACCAGCGAGTTCCTCCTCAGATCCGCGATATGGCTGCACGTGGTGGCGGTGGAATGAACAAATTCAGCCGTTGGGGTCCACCTTCCGGAGGTCGAGGTGGCGGCTCTGGTTATGGTGGCAGAGGTGGCGGCTCTGGTTATGGTGGCAGAGGTAGCGACTCTGGTTATGGTGGCAGAGGTGGCTTTGATTCACGTGACAggtaaattataaaacatatgaaCTTCTATTTCGTCTGTTAATGGAAGAAAATATGATTGTGAATATGTGTTTTAATAATTAGTGGAATGGGAAGTAGAAGCAGCAATGGATGGGGAAGAGAGCGTGAAAGGAGTCGTAGCCCGGAGAGATTCAACAGAGTTCCACCACCGTCTTCTACTGGATCTCCTCCTCGCAGCTTCCATGAAGCCATGATGAAACACCGATAAGGGAAGAGGATACAAGAACAAGCTCCTTCTCCCCGattgaagaagaaaggaaaaaatgtgttttgagTATTTCTACATTTGacattcttatatatatatttttggccGGTGAAGAACGTACGTGAAAAGCAAGACACTCTAAGCCccattaaaaaactaaaaatgctTGCTTTCTTTATGTAGCTTTTTTGTACTTCTTTATAATCTCAAAGATTGTTGTTTTGACAGGCAAAACTTTATAACTTACACATGATAATCACTTCATAtttccttattatgtttgttaaaATCAATATGAGAGCTTTCCATGTAAAAGAGAGCACATCAggctagatttttttttttttttttttgagcaaaacaCATCAGGCTAGATAAAACCTCCGAACTCAGCGAAAATCCATGAATTTATTAGCCGAAACAACCATAGTACCTGAGGCTTGGACCTTAGCCCATTACAAaatctacaaaaaaatattactgtttttttgttgttgagtATTTGCTTCTTTTACCGATGTTATTTTGAATATCGATGATCATGTCATTTCACATAACGTTAGGATTTATGCCCTATGCATCTGAAAACAGTGGTCCGTAGTATTGTATTtaagtaaaaaggaaatttaATGATGAACTTCTTATGTGTATTCATTTTCAAAAGtgatattttataattctaataTTGATTTTCCCAAT
The window above is part of the Brassica napus cultivar Da-Ae chromosome C3, Da-Ae, whole genome shotgun sequence genome. Proteins encoded here:
- the LOC106388668 gene encoding DEAD-box ATP-dependent RNA helicase 14 is translated as MAATAPSAVRYAPEDHSLPKPWKGLVDDRTGYLYFWNPETNVTQYERPQPPSNLPLSSSSVQVPQASAVPNGSSYAPAKGGDDKYSRATSDGGPRRSRFSEIDDRSGAPYLNGAANGLGNSLPPSSAPVNDISPEAYCRRHEITVSGGQVPPPLMSFETTGFPPELLREVLNAGFSAPTPIQAQSWPIAMQGRDIVAIAKTGSGKTLGYLLPGFMHLQRVRNDSRMGPTILVLSPTRELATQIQDEAVKFGRSSRISCTCLYGGAPKGPQLRDLERGADIVVATPGRLNDILEMRRISLRQVSYLVLDEADRMLDMGFEPQIRKIVKEIPTKRQTLMYTATWPKGVRKIAADLLVNPAQVNIGNVDELVANKSITQHIEVVAPMEKQRRLEQILRSQEPGSKVIIFCSTKRMCDQLTRNLTRQFGAAAIHGDKSQPERDNVLNQFRSGRTPVLVATDVAARGLDVKDIRAVINYDFPNGVEDYVHRIGRTGRAGATGQAFTFFGDQDSKHASDLIKILEGANQRVPPQIRDMAARGGGGMNKFSRWGPPSGGRGGGSGYGGRGGGSGYGGRGSDSGYGGRGGFDSRDSGMGSRSSNGWGRERERSRSPERFNRVPPPSSTGSPPRSFHEAMMKHR